In Myxococcus stipitatus, the following are encoded in one genomic region:
- a CDS encoding YceI family protein, whose translation MPVTAWNLDPAHSSVLFIARHMVVARVHGRFERISGVLRVDPEQPTQGEVEVSADTASIYTGAPDRDAHLRSPDFLDAEAAPKLTFRSTGVESTGGAGFRLTGELTIRNVTKPVVFEARHTATSKDPWGNTRLIYTARATINRSDYGIRWNKTLDNGGWLVGEKVDIELDIQAVPAAS comes from the coding sequence ATGCCCGTGACTGCCTGGAACCTCGACCCCGCGCACTCCTCCGTCCTGTTCATCGCCCGCCACATGGTGGTGGCCCGCGTGCACGGCCGCTTCGAGCGCATCTCCGGTGTGCTTCGCGTGGACCCGGAGCAGCCCACCCAGGGCGAGGTGGAGGTCTCCGCCGACACGGCGAGCATCTACACGGGCGCGCCGGACCGGGACGCGCACCTGCGCTCGCCAGACTTCCTCGACGCGGAGGCGGCGCCCAAGCTCACCTTCCGGAGCACCGGCGTGGAGTCGACGGGCGGCGCGGGCTTCCGCCTCACGGGGGAGCTGACCATCCGCAACGTGACGAAGCCCGTGGTCTTCGAGGCGCGCCACACCGCGACGTCGAAGGACCCGTGGGGCAACACGCGCCTCATCTACACGGCGCGCGCCACCATCAACCGCTCCGACTACGGCATCCGCTGGAACAAGACGCTCGACAACGGGGGCTGGCTCGTCGGCGAGAAGGTGGACATCGAGCTGGACATCCAGGCCGTGCCCGCCGCGAGCTGA